In Humulus lupulus chromosome 7, drHumLupu1.1, whole genome shotgun sequence, the following are encoded in one genomic region:
- the LOC133788511 gene encoding E3 ubiquitin-protein ligase RSL1-like: MATNRNRNPNHHHHHPYEDHNFGSLVYEQRRELMAAETLESDLDFAFRLQLQEALTASMAAQPSSSSAAVPTLGRIRPQNKEAARFASHQSKELAPVEQEIKDWNQSAIEMLRLREDLSRRVHDQMVTRIPNDDWGDIFAKPFGDGSSKIKVRFESDDETRFFDSQSEDEEEYEDDEEAVYRVYFKGLLSEENSGVQNMVMAGIGVALCDPRDNLLFEVRKPLIGKGLSKLGAEAKALIEGLNAAMTLNLKRITLYCDNFTFHQFVSGRWPVKQRKIAVLLDQAKALEGKFAYCNSKYVPRNDIKFAFKLAKDAILSQINRTAESSRSLTLYETCVICMEDTDVSQIFSVKSCLHRYCFPCMKQHVEVKLREAQMPKCPHEGCNIEIDIDSCENFLTPKLLELMCQRVKEAATPVTERVYCPNPRCSFLMSKTEVFEYTKKERFNPLGARKCLKCSSLFCIDCKVLWHQNMTCLTYKRLNPEPSLEDAKLKVLASKNLWRQCRKCNLMIELAHGCYHMTCRCGYEFCYNCGAEWRNKKPTCSCPLWAEDNILYDGNGHLGQLEEEEDDFDDDDDDFDDFDQDFY; the protein is encoded by the exons ATGGCCACTAACAGAAACAGAAACCCaaatcaccaccaccaccacccttACGAAGACCACAACTTCGGTTCTCTAGTCTACGAGCAACGCCGTGAGCTCATGGCCGCTGAAACCTTGGAGTCCGACCTCGACTTCGCCTTCCGTCTCCAACTTCAGGAAGCCCTAACCGCCTCCATGGCCGCTCAACCCTCCTCTTCCTCCGCTGCAGTCCCCACGCTCGGACGTATTCGTCCTCAGAACAAAGAGGCCGCACGATTCGCTTCCCATCAGTCGAAGGAACTCGCGCCAGTCGAACAGGAGATCAAGGACTGGAACCAAAGCGCTATCGAGATGTTGAGGTTAAGGGAGGATCTCAGCCGTCGGGTTCATGATCAGATGGTCACCAGGATTCCGAATGACGATTGGGGAGATATATTTGCGAAACCGTTCGGCGATGGATCTTCAAAGATTAAGGTTAGGTTTGAGAGTGATGACGAGACTAGGTTTTTCGATAGCCAGAGCGAGGACGAAGAAGAATATGAGGATGATGAGGAGGCCGTGTATAGGGTTTATTTTAAGGGTTTGTTGAGTGAGGAGAATAGTGGGGTTCAGAATATGGTGATGGCGGGGATTGGGGTTGCGTTATGCGACCCCAGGGATAATTTGCTATTTGAGGTGAGGAAACCCCTAATAGGGAAAGGTCTGAGTAAGCTTGGTGCGGAAGCTAAGGCCTTGATTGAAGGTCTCAATGCTGCTATGACTTTGAACTTGAAAAGGATCACTCTGTACTGCGACAATTTTACTTTTCACCAATTC GTTTCTGGTAGATGGCCTGTAAAGCAGCGCAAGATTGCTGTCCTTTTAGATCAGGCGAAAGCCCTTGAAGGAAAGTTTGCCTATTGCAATTCAAAGTATGTCCCACGTAATGACATTAAGTTTGCTTTTAAACTTGCAAAAGATGCCATACTGTCACAGATCAACCGGACTGCTGAATCTAGCCGAAGCTTAACTTTGTATGAAACTTGTGTTATTTGTATGGAGGATACAGATGTAAGTCAGATTTTTTCAGTTAAGAGTTGCCTTCACAGATACTGCTTTCCATGTATGAAACAACATGTGGAAGTGAAGTTGCGTGAAGCCCAAATGCCTAAATGCCCTCATGAAGGCTGCAACATTGAAATTGATATTGACAGCTGCGAGAATTTCTTGACGCCCAAACTTTTGGAGCTTATGTGTCAGCGCGTAAAGGAAGCGGCAACTCCTGTTACAGAGAGGGTTTATTGTCCTAATCCAAGGTGCTCATTTTTAATGTCGAAAACTGAAGTTTTTGAGTATACAAAGAAAGAACGCTTTAATCCATTAGGAGCTAGGAAGTGCTTGAAATGCAGTAGTCTCTTCTGCATTGACTGCAAGGTTCTTTGGCATCAAAATATGACTTGTTTAACCTACAAAAGATTGAATCCTGAACCAAGCCTTGAGGATGCAAAGCTTAAGGTTCTCGCATCAAAGAATCTTTGGCGCCAATGTAGGAAGTGTAACCTTATGATAGAACTTGCTCATGGTTGCTATCACATGACTTGCAG ATGCGGCTATGAGTTTTGTTATAATTGTGGAGCCGAGTGGAGGAACAAGAAACCAACTTGTTCATGCCCACTATGGGCAGAGGATAATATTTTGTATGACGGGAATGGACACCTTGGCCAGTTggaagaagaggaagatgattttgatgatgatgatgatgacttcGATGACTTTGATCAAGATTTTTACTGA